The genomic stretch atgaaataattccaatacatctttggctctataccccttaaacttaaaagacctcttggtcgtttttccttccaagtaagactcgcaggttggaaagttttccaccaccaatgaacccaaaagttcatcgctattatcctttgaatcctacttaagttaatatgacctagccttagatgccaaagatatgattggttcattttcgaaggttgttttctcttattagatttagaagatgtgttattaattaccGTTTAttgtatcatgggagttattggattataaattgacaaccaacgtactagaacagataacttccctatttatcttgataactttgttataaaaaaaatagaatatcaagttctttaaatagtttagaaactaaaatctagttctttctaaacttggtatataaagataatttctcaaaatccatgttttattcttatcagaggataaacatctcccactataacagttgctacttttgcagtagtgcccatgtagacgatgattttcccttcatatagttgtcgggtttcctggaacctttgcaatgaattacagacatgatcagtggatctcgtatctacacaccaggtaccggtagataacaccactaaacatgtttcagcaactaatgaataaaatacacttttattgttctcatttatgAGAGAACAGcccaccttagagtccaagttttgtttccaatcataattgggactactaagtttattatatagtataacagctaggggattgactaacatttgaaatcctaagaatcacaaaaatatttggtcaagaccaacacctcaaaatcccagtgaattttgtatgccacattagtgtggacgtatacaaattcaatttttaagaggagattttatccattaattttattatctcgtcaacttaactttatgacaaataaaattaatagttggtctatcttcgatcaaatatttgatcaaaactttagaatttaaaataatattgattcctcaaaacaatatcatttaaattcaccaacaccccaaacaccgtgaattttgtatgtcacaatagtgtgaacgtatacaaattcaaacatttgtaagagaagggttttacccattaataaccttgtcaacctatctttatgccaaataaaattacctcaaacatcgtgaattttgtatgccacgatagtatggacgtatacaaatccaaacatttgtaagaggggtttatccattaattttattatcttgtcaatctgacaaataaaattacctcaaacaccatgaattttgtatgtcacgatagtgtggacgtatacaaattcaaacatttgtaagagggggtttacccatttattttattatcttgtcaacttgacaaataaaattacctcaaataccgtgaattttgtatgccacgatagtgtggacgtatacaaagtctcaacatttgtaagagggggttttaattttattatcttgtcaacctatctttatgacaaattaatagttggttttccttcggtcacacaactaatagcagtgactccgatagggaggatactattaaatgtgcctaagtgtataccattacttgatacttagtccattaaataagattgtgcccttccgatggagaagatcacacgctcctaattaatttcctataataatccaaaatggaagtttgatctagtgatctgcaaacaaactcattcgatggggagggagacactcagagccaacatgcaagtttgtcgcatcacttacaaactagtaatggagaccgtggaatttattaactaattcctctctcacttagttatttaaggtgaggaattttaaactatgcacacacacatcacagtaaataaaagcaataaatatggaaattaatttttcaactattatggcctcttccgtCACTGTCCTCCttgtgctgccaaccctaactgctgccatatttagccaccgcaatcaggtctagtcgccgcatctatcttgcttctttttccgctgcgcctctggtccataaatagtaccacgcctcgcaaggatacgatccgtgacaaaaatagaattttacatatatcgatcctatattccacaaaggaatgtacatgtaatctagatcgaaacaaaaatgtaaaatcctaataactaatacagctcctgctgtatttaatattacaatcatgcatacacaataaaatgcccttgacatgtccaagggtccaatcacacacaatatctataagccataatagttggagcctgcaaccacaaagttagcacatcgtactattatcctacctaaattatgtatgacatgctcataattaaactgaaaaccaaacacatagaggcaaaccctagctctgataccaattgttggttgctatgcgaaatattataccggttcccctgtacaaaaattttgtacaagtcttgaacctttactaacaacctattgtgttctttagaaattaaattaggaatcacaaaccgtacttaacattattgattctaaatttaacttatctgttcttaatggtttagacttggatcgcaaacgatgcttaacattattgatccaaatccacccatgttataaatttaattaaatattaatttctaaaattggcttccaagactacatggcgaggcactaggccttcttaggtatgagatcatccaccaccgcctagacaaagccttttaaaaaaatctagtatttaatttccttatataaccctaagtttaactaaatagaacaatcgaatcaaaaattcgaaaaaaaaaaaacacaaacttgaatcacaaattcgaaacctagaatcatatgcctcttctgtttggtatttcaaaaagtatacaaagaaaactagtatgatgcggaatagaattactagttatacctttctttgtaaacaacaacatcttgatcttctactgtattcctcttcttatctcggacgtcgtgtgggggacgatctaccgagacgagaaccacccaagctacctttcttcttcaagcaagtttcggccaccacaagaactccaagagaagatgaggtttagccaccaccaagctctaagggatgctaagaaacaagacctcctatctctctttcttccttaagctagatccgaccaccaaccaagttccttgagatgaagatgccgccggccaaggaagaagaataggagagggagaggatgtgaagggtcggccaccaaccaaggaaatagaagagaagaaaactagaacatcagttatgaggtgaggcacctctaccctttcttttatattcattggtcttggcaaataaggaaaattttataaaaaacttccttattctcttagccaatgaaaagaaagtttaataaaaaatttctctttcaaactcaatgtggtcggccacctcttaatCATCCAagcaaagaaagttttaaacataaaattaaaattttcctaatttgtttccggaaaattttaaaataaaaaatttctctattaatttcccTTTCAtagttgattataaaaggaaattttataaattaaaatctctctattaaaacatgtggatgatttccaaaaagaaaagttatctttaaaattaaaatcttcctctcaatctacaaataaggaaagatatcaaatcttttcttaatcttttgtagaagctataaaaggaaaattttaattttaaaactttcttttaaatcatgaggatggttaaaaaaggaaagttttatcaaaaattaaaatcttcctttcaactacaaataaggaaagatatcaaacctttcacttaatcttttgtagaaagctataaaaggaaagatttaaattttaaactctcttttaaaaccatagaatccacataagaaaaatttaaaaaaaaaataaaatccttttaattttattgtggccaaccccctaagcttggactcaaactagggccgaccacacttcaacccatccaagccatgtcttggctgacccttgcttgggttccaagcttggcttggccagctacataaggatgggtaagaaggtgggtatgagtggatataatactttataaataagaggctacgatagggactgagagaaggaattggttttggtcttccgatgaaattaagattctcgtgttctccccgaacatccaacttaatttcatcaataataattcataccactaaagaattattattgaactaccgcaccaatcccaagttacattttgggctccttcttattatgagtgtattagtctccctgtgtttaagatataaaatgtctactaattaaatgagttactgacaactcacttaattaatatctagctccaagagtagtaccactcaacttcattatcatgtcgggctaagtccacctgcagggtttacatgacaatccttatgagctccttttggggacatcatcaacctagattactaggacacagtttcattctataatcaacaacacacactataaataatatcatttctcaacttatcggcctcttgatttatcgaactaaatctcacctattggtaaatcaaagaaataaatactagatatatgtgtttgttattatatcaggattaagagcacacacttccataataacaaaagtcttgttattttattcagtcagtataaaaagaacttatcttaaatggtccaactcaatacactcagagtgtactagtgtaattttatatatagttaagataactataattataattttttattggatatcctaCCCATTAAAATTTCTATCTAACTATTATTGATCCGatggtaagaatccggaaccccataacgaggggtcaacaccacggggaggtcaaagggcctagtggcccgccggagaaggacgagccgaTCGGATTTAGAAGAAAgggacatctggtagtaaaaggcaccctggtagagaccagggttccgacgctcaatgaaacagtacataatgATCGAGCGGAGGGACGGGCCGCCCGGCCGACgcagggaattaaggccgtccggacgacgttcttcgcccggtcggccggatggacgtcccggccgggcggtgggtaaaggaagggaacaccctctgacagccgtcaagtcgtatagctacgccatactcctagtctgacaacggggtgtcctgttgtcccatcgaagacgtgctcggactgtagcagtatggtgtcaggtaagctctctgacaagtgcataccgaggtgtgggttgctgacacgtctgcacctcggtgaacgtgcattggttctctcctcgctctatatatagagcctcttacttcgccgcaggtaagaaaaaagaaaaaaatcatctctggagccaccttttgcattatttgcttgcctgacttgagcgtcggagggccgtcgccgggacacccctcccggctcggttttgttgcaggttcgccggagcactcgaggatccagcagggagcgccacgtgcccagtgtccgttgactcctgattcggacaggatcaattatcatttaataaaaatatattaaaattaacatcctttatttatatatatatatatatatataactaagttaaattaaaaaattaattttttaaatacgtTATTGACTTACACTAGTTATGACTTATGATACAACTATTATAACAACGAGTATTTTTATATTAGAGGGAGCTCtaactttcttttttcttttaaagATTTTACTAATTTGGCAACTcgtcttaattttttttcaaaatatatttagtATCTCCATCTATACCCAAGACGTGAAGCCATACCATTCATTATTTAACACTTTATGCTCGGTTTCCTTCCTAAGTGCGGATTGAGGACGGAAAGAAATGCTGGAGAAAACACATATTTCGAACGAAGGAAGAGGAAGGGAAGGAGAAAGAAATGAATCCTGCGGATGGAAAggggaagataaaaaaaaaattggaagaaaagaagaagaatagtagAGCTATGTacataattaagtattagttgtTCATGATAAATTAAGAATGTATCAGTTGTGTTTATACATGAGTCAATTAAATACCGTGCAATTCGAATCTTAGATTTGTAATCCTTATGTATCATGCGTGAAAGAGAATTTCTtcccatgtatttgttcacattaTATATGTGAAATAATATAAACCAATCAATATGGaattaaagtctcattcacaatgaaaaTTCTTTACCTTTTCATCTCTtatccattcacatatatccaatatTAAATAGCAAACAACAAAATTAACTATTTCTTCAAAATCTGAAATCTTGCTCAACTAAGTTTTGATGTGCCTACCTTAATCAAACCCTCCGTCATAAGAGATGACGAGGTGACCAATGAGCACAAGGCGGCCAACGAGAGCGATCATGAGGTGGCCCTACAAGGGCACCCCTGTTGCTCGCGGCGAGCACGAGCACGAGGGGGCCCTGCAGGCAAGCCCGACTCAAGGCATATACCATTAAGACCTATGCTTAGGGTCCCAATATTATTGGGACccattgattaaataattaagtaaagatattaaaaaaaattaaattgagttattaatattaattaatgatagCATACACATTAATAAATAGTATGATAACCCATTAatgatatattattaattaattcattatttcTATTTATACATTACACGTTTCCTCATAATTACAATTAGTCaagattttattttctttaatctTATTTCCTTATAATTACACTTAGTTAagattttattctatttaattatatattttataaaactAATAAACTCTTTTCTTCTAAATATCTCTAAAAAAACCTTAATTGTTCTTTCACTTCGTGCCTATTTCTTTTCTcctcattaatttaattttgtatgTTTATATTCTCTCGTTggtgtcttttttttttctcatcaataatTTTGTACATTTATGCTCTCTCACCGATGATACTTTCAGAGAATGCCCTTCTTCTCCCTCGCTGATAATATTTCTTTCTCACTCTTTTTTTTTCGATAATAACATAATCagagattttttttattcatactaCATAGAGTAAAAtgcttcataaaaaaaattaaaattaaaattaataaaattttatttacgttCAATGtctcaaaaaaattaaataatttaaggtgttaaaaaaattatctaaatattaaCGAGAAagctaaattttatataaaaataatattttattttttaaaaagtaaatcaatttttttaaactaaggaatttttttaaatttattttacttagGGCCTCAAGAAATCTTGAGATGATCCTGCTTGCAAGTTGCCCTTGCTGCTCACGACGAGCGTGAGGCGGCCCTAGCGAGCACAAGCTGATCTTGTAGGACCGGTTGCTAGCTACTTGCGACGAGTGCAAGGCAGCTGACGAGTGCGAGGTTTCAGCGAGCTGTCAAGTGAGGTGGTGGTTGAGGACAGCATAGTTGATGAAGAAGGAAGGATGGAGTTTGATTTTGGATGTACgaaaatatattcatggtagTAACCCCATATGATTGATCGTACGATCTTTTGGGAGGAAAAATATAATTCATAGATGAGACGGAGATGGATTTATAAATCCATTGTCACAATTAAACAACCAAAAGAATTAATAATTCATCCTCTTTGATCGAGAAACCGACAGATAGaaattttttctcaatttttgaaTCCGCTCTCCAACTAAACAACATTAAAATCTTTTTAGTAGAAAAGATCAACTATTCCCACGAACTATgccatttatttatatattttatcttttttattattgtcTAGCTTAAATCccttaaatgaaaattaaaaaaaaaaaattcttttgttTGAAAGAGCCGCCCTCCACGGCGAACGGGTAAGCCGACGCGTGCTCCGAGCCACGACGTCCGTCCTCGGCCCTCCCTAATCGTTTAACGGCCCGCACCCAACTTCTTACGCGGGCCATATCCGCCACCCGGTTCATCAGTTCAAAAATGAAACGCCAACGTCCGCATAGATGCGATCCCGCGTGCCGGGCTTGTTTACCCACGTATTATCCGCGTTCGAGGCCGACAGATGGGTCCCGCCTACGAGGACATGCGTCAAAATGATGGGTAGAACCGTGGGCCTCGATTgggttttttaatgtttttttcccTAGTGATTTGAAAACGATAACgaagagagaaattaaaagagGACTAATAAAAGTTCCCCAAGTTCAAAGCTACCAAATGACTTCGGTTCAAAATTGGGTCAGCACATGTGAAAAAAAATCACTTTATAcccttttttaaattaaattttaaaaaataaatttactttactatttttatGACATTTCCTAAAATAATAGTATTGCCTAACAAAACTGCAAATCCCCACAGGCGGTTGCTCATCCCATCGGTTGCGTTTTGTACAGCTCGAAAGCATAATATCAGAAAAGATCGCAGCGGAGCGAGGGCTTACTACGAGAGAAGGGGAAGCAACTCTCAGATCTGAGGAAGGTATGAGCCTCCGCCAGCGAGGAAACTGGCCAGGATCCGGCGGTGGCTACGGCACGGAGTCCCCCGTGCCGCCCCGTGCGACGGCCGAGGGCTCCGGGGAGGAGGGGGAGGATGCTTTCAACATTATTCCCATCCATAACTTCCTGGCGGAtcatccgtcgctccgcttcccGGAGGTGCGAGCCGCCATGGCTGCGCTGCGCGCCGTCGGGGAGCTCCGGAAGCCGCCCTTCGTCCGCTGGCACGACGGCCTCGACCTCTTCGACtggctcggggccttcttcgGCTTTCAGCGCGACAGCATCCGCAACCAACGGGAGCACCTCGTCCTCCTCCTCGCCAACGCGCAAATGCGAACCCAACCGCCGCCGGAAGACATCGACGTCCTCGATGCCAAGGTCGTCCGCCGCGTGCGCAAGAAACTCCTCCACAACTACACCGCATGGTGCTCTTATCTTGGCCGCAAGTCCAACGTCTGGATCGCCGATTCCCGCAACCGCCGCGCCGCCCCGGACCCGCGCCGCGAGCTCCTCTATGCCGCCCTCTACCTCCTCATCTGGGGCGAGGCAGCTAACGTCCGTTTCGTTCCCGAATGCCTCTCCTACATCTTCCACCACATGGCCATGGACCTCAACCGCATTCTCGAGGATTACATGGACGAGGCGACGGGCCAGCCTGCTCTCCCCGCTATATCTGGCGAGAACGCTTTCCTCGCCCGCGTCGTCACCCCTATCTACGAGACCATCAAGCGAGAGGTCGACGCCAGTCGCAACGGCACAGCGCCTCATTCCGCCTGGCGCAACTATGATGATATCAACGAGTACTTTTGGAACAGCCACTGCTTCGAGCGCCTCCGTTGGCCGCTCGACAGGTCTAAGAACTTCTTCGCCACTCCGCCCACCAAGAACCGCGTGGGGAAGACGGGCTTCGTGGAGCAGCGCTCTTTCTGGAATCTCTACCGCAGTTTTGATCGCCTCTGGGTCATGCTCGTCCTCTTCCTTCAGGCAGCCATCATCGTCGCGTGGCATGGCAACAAGACGTACCCATGGCAGAACCTCCAAACTCGAAATGACCAGGTCCGCCTCCTGACCATCTTCATTACCTGGGCTGGCCTCCGCTTGCTCCAGTCGCTTCTCGACGTGGGCACCCAGTACAACCTTGTCTCGCGTGAGACCAGATTGCTCGGTGTGCGAATGGTGCTCAAAATATTCGTTGCTGCGTCGTGGACGGTCGCATTCACGATCCTATACTCTCGGATGTGGAGGCAGAGGAACCAAGACAGAGTGTGGTCGACTGCAGCGAACCGGCGGCTGATGAACATTTTGGAGGCTGCCGCAGTGTTTATCCTCCCTGAACTGCTTGCCATCGCACTCTTCATCATCCCTTGGCTCCGAAACTTCATTGAGAAGACCAATTGGAGGATTCTTTATGTTCTCACCTGGTGGTTCCAGAGTCGCACCTTCGTTGGTAGAGGGCTACGTGAAGGTCTGTTGGACAACCTTAAGTATGCTCTTTTCTGGGTTGCACTCCTTGCTGTAAAGTTCATCTTCAGCTACTTCTTGCAAATCAAGCCAATGATCTCCCCTACCAAAGCCATACTTAATCTTCAAGGTGTTCAATACCAGTGGCATGAGTTTTTCTCCCATACTTCCAGGTTTGCAGTGTTCATTTTGTGGCTTCCTGTTGTTCTGATTTATCTAATGGACATTCAAATCTGGTACTCGATCTTCTCTTCAATGGTTGGGGCGCTAGTAGGCCTGTTCTCACACCTGGGTGAGATTCGTGATGTGCAACAATTGAGGCTGAGGTTCCAGTTTTTTGCTAGTGCCTTGCAGTTCCATCTGATGCCAGAAGAACAGGTTTTTCAGCAGCATGGCTCGCTACGAAGTAGATTCAGAGACGCTGTAAACCGGCTGAAGCTGAGGTATGGCTTGGGCCGCCCATACAACAAGATTGAATCAAATCAAGTTGGTCCTAGCAGGTTTGCATTGATATGGAATGAGATCATTCACACATTTAGAGAGGAGGATATTGTGAACGATCGTGAAGTGGAGCTTCTTGATCTACCTCCAAATGCATGGGATATCCGAGTGATCAGGTGGCCGTGCTTATTACTCTGCAATGAACTGCTTCTGGCTCTTGGACAAGCAAAGGAATATAAGAACAATGACAGAAGACTCTGGAGGAAGATTTGCAAAAATGAATATAGGCGATGTACAGTCATTGAGGCTTATGACAGCATTAAATATTTGCTCCTCGAGATCATCAAAGTGGGAACTGAAGAACACTCCATTGTTACTGGATTATTTGACGAGTTTGATGGCAGCATTCGTGCGGAGAAGTTCACAGTAGAATATAATATGAGTGTGTTGCAGAATATCTATGACAAACTGGTTGCCCTACTGAGCACATTAGTCAAGCCAAATAAAGATCGGTACAAGGTGGTCAACACACTGCAAACCCTGTATGACATAGTTACACGTGATTTCCCTAAAAACAAGAAGAGCATAGAGAAACTTAAAGAAGCAGGTTTGGCACCAACTGGATCAACTGAGTTGCCCTTTGAGAATGCTGTTGTGCTTCCGGCTGCAGGAAATGAAACCTTCTATAGGCAGATAAGGAGACTACACACAATACTTACATCTAAGGATTCCATGAATAACATTCCAAAGAATCTTGAGGCACGAAGACGCATTGCATTCTTCAGCAATTCATTGTTCATGAACATGCCTCGAGCTCCCCAGGTTGAAAAGATGCAGGCTTTCAGTGTGCTGACTCCATATTACAATGAGGAAGTTTTGTACAGCAAGGAACAGCTTCAGTCAGAAAATGAGGATGGCATCTCCATCATGTTTTATTTGCAAAAGATTTATGAAGATGAATGGGTAAACTTCTTGGAACGCATGAAGAGAGAGGGAATGACTGATGAGGAGGAGCTATGGGGTAAAAGATCAAGGGATCTCCGACTTTGGGCCTCATATAGGGGGCAGACCTTGTCAAGGACGGTGCGGGGAATGATGTACTACTACAAAGCTCTTAAGATGCTTGCATTTCTTGATTCTGCTTCTGAGATTGACATAAGGGAAGGATCAAGGGAACTAGCTTCAGTTGGTTCCTCGAGGAGGCAAATAGAAGACTTAGATAACTTGGAGGATGGTGGTAAGTCATCACCATCCCAAAGTCTAAGTAGAGCTAGCAGCAGCATGTTGTTGTTTAAAGGTCACGAACATGGAACTGCTCTGATGAAGTATACTTACGTGGTTGCTTGCCAGATTTATGGAAACCAGAAAGCTAAGAATGACACACGTGCCAATGATATTTTGTACCTGATGAAGAACAATGAAGCCCTCCGTGTTGCTTATGTTGAtgaagtgaagtcaggcagagatGAAGTGGAATATTTTTCTGTTCTTGTTAAATATGATCAACAACTGGAGAAAGAAGTGGAGATATACAGGGTCAAGCTGCCTGGGCCTCTAAAGCTTGGAGAAGGCAAGCCAGAGAACCAGAACCATGCCCTTATCTTCACAAGGGGCGATGCAGTGCAAACAATTGATATGAACCAAGACAACTACTTTGAGGAGGCCCTCAAAATGCGCAATCTGTTAGAAGAATACTCATCCAACTATGGGGCCCGAAAACCAAATATCTTGGGAGTTCGTGAACATGTTTTTACTGGTTCTGTTTCTTCCCTGGCTTGGTTCATGTCAGCTCAGGAAACAAGCTTTGTCACCCTTGGACAGAGGGTTCTGGCAAACCCTTTAAAGGTACGGATGCATTATGGCCATCCTGATGTCTTTGATCGCCTTTGGTTTTTAAGTCGAGGAGGCATTAGTAAGGCTTCAAGGGTCATCAATATTAGTGAGGATATATTTGCAGGATTTAATTGTACACTTCGCGGCGGCAATGTTACCCATCATGAATATATACAGGTTGGTAAAGGCCGAGATGTGGGCCTGAATCAAATATCTATGTTTGAAGCCAAAGTTGCTAGTGGTAATGGCGAACAGACCTTAAGCAGAGATGTTTATAGGTTAGGCCATAGGTTAGATTTCTTCCGGATGCTCTCTTTCTTTTACACAACTGTGGGTTTCTATTTTAACACAATGATGGTGGTACTGACTGTCTATGCTTTTGTCTGGGGTCGCCTTTATCTGGCTCTCAGTGGCCTTGAGAGTTCCATCAGAAGCAATGCTGACTCTACAAATAATGCAGCTCTTGGTACTGTTCTCAATCAGCAATTCATTATCCAGCTGGGGCTTTTTACTGCATTGCCAATGATTATAGAAAACTCACTTGAGCACGGGTTTCTTCCTGCGATCTGGGACTTCTTGACAATGCAGTTACAACTTGCATCAGTGTTCTATACTTTCTCAATGGGAACTAAGACCCATTACTATGGGCGAACTATTCTTCATGGAGGTGCAAAATATCGGGCTACCGGACGTGGTTTTGTGGTTGAACACAAGAAATTTACTGAGAATTATAGACTTTATGCACGCAGCCATTTCATAAAAGGAATAGAACTAGGGATAGT from Zingiber officinale cultivar Zhangliang chromosome 5B, Zo_v1.1, whole genome shotgun sequence encodes the following:
- the LOC121984132 gene encoding callose synthase 12-like, with the translated sequence MSLRQRGNWPGSGGGYGTESPVPPRATAEGSGEEGEDAFNIIPIHNFLADHPSLRFPEVRAAMAALRAVGELRKPPFVRWHDGLDLFDWLGAFFGFQRDSIRNQREHLVLLLANAQMRTQPPPEDIDVLDAKVVRRVRKKLLHNYTAWCSYLGRKSNVWIADSRNRRAAPDPRRELLYAALYLLIWGEAANVRFVPECLSYIFHHMAMDLNRILEDYMDEATGQPALPAISGENAFLARVVTPIYETIKREVDASRNGTAPHSAWRNYDDINEYFWNSHCFERLRWPLDRSKNFFATPPTKNRVGKTGFVEQRSFWNLYRSFDRLWVMLVLFLQAAIIVAWHGNKTYPWQNLQTRNDQVRLLTIFITWAGLRLLQSLLDVGTQYNLVSRETRLLGVRMVLKIFVAASWTVAFTILYSRMWRQRNQDRVWSTAANRRLMNILEAAAVFILPELLAIALFIIPWLRNFIEKTNWRILYVLTWWFQSRTFVGRGLREGLLDNLKYALFWVALLAVKFIFSYFLQIKPMISPTKAILNLQGVQYQWHEFFSHTSRFAVFILWLPVVLIYLMDIQIWYSIFSSMVGALVGLFSHLGEIRDVQQLRLRFQFFASALQFHLMPEEQVFQQHGSLRSRFRDAVNRLKLRYGLGRPYNKIESNQVGPSRFALIWNEIIHTFREEDIVNDREVELLDLPPNAWDIRVIRWPCLLLCNELLLALGQAKEYKNNDRRLWRKICKNEYRRCTVIEAYDSIKYLLLEIIKVGTEEHSIVTGLFDEFDGSIRAEKFTVEYNMSVLQNIYDKLVALLSTLVKPNKDRYKVVNTLQTLYDIVTRDFPKNKKSIEKLKEAGLAPTGSTELPFENAVVLPAAGNETFYRQIRRLHTILTSKDSMNNIPKNLEARRRIAFFSNSLFMNMPRAPQVEKMQAFSVLTPYYNEEVLYSKEQLQSENEDGISIMFYLQKIYEDEWVNFLERMKREGMTDEEELWGKRSRDLRLWASYRGQTLSRTVRGMMYYYKALKMLAFLDSASEIDIREGSRELASVGSSRRQIEDLDNLEDGGKSSPSQSLSRASSSMLLFKGHEHGTALMKYTYVVACQIYGNQKAKNDTRANDILYLMKNNEALRVAYVDEVKSGRDEVEYFSVLVKYDQQLEKEVEIYRVKLPGPLKLGEGKPENQNHALIFTRGDAVQTIDMNQDNYFEEALKMRNLLEEYSSNYGARKPNILGVREHVFTGSVSSLAWFMSAQETSFVTLGQRVLANPLKVRMHYGHPDVFDRLWFLSRGGISKASRVINISEDIFAGFNCTLRGGNVTHHEYIQVGKGRDVGLNQISMFEAKVASGNGEQTLSRDVYRLGHRLDFFRMLSFFYTTVGFYFNTMMVVLTVYAFVWGRLYLALSGLESSIRSNADSTNNAALGTVLNQQFIIQLGLFTALPMIIENSLEHGFLPAIWDFLTMQLQLASVFYTFSMGTKTHYYGRTILHGGAKYRATGRGFVVEHKKFTENYRLYARSHFIKGIELGIVLTLYAAYSAIGKNTFVYIVMTISSWFLVVSWIMAPFAFNPSGFDWLKTVYDYDDFMNWIWYPSLISATSDQSWEKWWNEENDHLRTTGLWGKLLEIILDLRYFFFQYGIVYQLNIASHSHSVSVYLLSWIGIFAALGIFVIMDYAQDRYAAKEHLTYRGIQSFIIVFLILVIIVLLQFTSFKIVDFFTSLLAFIPTGWGLISIAQVFKPFLQSTVLWESVVAVARLYEIMFGVIVMAPVAFLSWLPGSQEMQTRVLFNEAFSRGLQISRILNAKKSTDI